In Macadamia integrifolia cultivar HAES 741 chromosome 13, SCU_Mint_v3, whole genome shotgun sequence, one DNA window encodes the following:
- the LOC122059887 gene encoding glucan endo-1,3-beta-glucosidase 1-like isoform X3, with protein MGDSKLTKAIITLLFLLLLLSLCLIAAEARGVTAELKNQQDFENETFVGVNIGTDVSNLLSPPKLVSLLQLQNITHIRLYDANNDILRALAGTKIRVIVSVPNNQLIAIGSSNTTAANWIDHNVAAFYPETVITGVAVGDEVLTTIPSSAPLLFPAIQSLYSALIASNLHTKIKISTPHAASLILDPFPPSQAFFNQSLTWVMQPLLQFLSRTGSPLMMNLYPYYVFVENKGVVSLESSLFEPLTPAEEVVDPNTLLHYTNVLDALIDAAYFCMNNLNITDVKVLVTETGWPSKGNSTDSYATIDDADIYNSNLIKHVYDHSGTPLHPEMTSSTFIYELFNENQRASPTTEANWGLFYGNGTAVYLLQFSGGGNFLGNDTTNQTYCVAMDGVDTKTLQAALDWACGPGKANCSEIQPGQDCYDPNNVKSHASYAFDSYYQKQGKAQKSCDFKGIAMITTSDPI; from the exons ATGGGGGATTCTAAGCTTACCAAAGCTATCATcactctcctcttcctcctcctcctacttAGTCTTTGCCTAATTGCAG CAGAAGCTAGAGGGGTAACAGCAGAGTTGAAGAATCAACAAGACTTCGAGAACGAGACTTTTGTGGGAGTGAACATTGGAACCGACGTCTCCAATCTCTTGTCTCCGCCGAAATTGGTTTCGCTTCTTCAATTGCAGAACATTACCCACATCCGCCTCTACGATGCCAACAACGATATCCTCCGAGCCCTTGCAGGCACCAAGATCCGAGTCATTGTTAGTGTTCCCAACAATCAGCTTATCGCCATCGGTTCATCGAACACAACCGCCGCCAATTGGATCGATCACAACGTCGCGGCGTTCTATCCTGAAACTGTAATCACCGGGGTTGCCGTCGGCGACGAAGTCTTAACCACCATCCCTTCCTCCGCTCCCCTTCTCTTTCCGGCGATTCAGTCCCTCTATAGTGCTCTGATAGCCTCCAACCTCCACACCAAAATCAAGATTTCCACTCCCCATGCTGCATCCCTCATACTCGACCCATTTCCTCCGTCTCAGGCCTTTTTTAACCAATCCCTGACATGGGTTATGCAGCCATTGCTTCAATTCCTTTCGAGAACGGGTTCTCCATTGATGATGAATCTCTACCCGTATTATGTGTTTGTGGAGAACAAAGGGGTGGTGTCCCTGGAAAGTTCCCTATTCGAACCCTTGACTCCGGCCGAGGAGGTCGTCGACCCAAATACCCTGCTTCACTATACCAACGTACTGGACGCTTTGATCGACGCCGCCTACTTCTGTATGAATAACCTGAACATCACGGACGTGAAGGTGCTAGTGACGGAGACCGGGTGGCCATCGAAGGGGAACTCGACGGATTCGTACGCCACCATCGACGATGCCGATATTTACAATTCGAATCTGATCAAGCACGTGTACGACCACAGCGGAACGCCTCTGCACCCGGAAATGACCTCGAGCACGTTCATATACGAGCTGTTCAACGAGAACCAGAGAGCATCGCCGACGACGGAGGCGAATTGGGGGCTTTTCTACGGGAACGGGACGGCGGTTTACCTGCTGCAATTTTCGGGCGGTGGGAATTTCTTGGGGAATGATACGACGAACCAAACTTACTGTGTGGCCATGGATGGAGTGGACACGAAGACGTTGCAGGCGGCGCTGGATTGGGCGTGTGGTCCTGGGAAGGCGAATTGCTCGGAGATACAACCTGGGCAGGACTGTTACGACCCCAACAATGTGAAGAGCCACGCTTCTTATGCCTTCGATAGCTATTATCAGAAACAAGGGAAAGCTCAAAAATCCTGCGATTTCAAGGGTATCGCCATGATCACCACCTCTGACCCTA TTTGA
- the LOC122059929 gene encoding 5'-adenylylsulfate reductase 3, chloroplastic-like isoform X2 yields MAFAASSSAITGSIFSFFSQELKAPQFGSFRPLDRTLVTSAAADSTGGRSLVKPVYAEPKRSDSIVPLAATVTTPEVAENVIEPEDYKKLAQDLEDGSPLAIIDKALEKFGNDIAIAFSGAEDVVLIEYAKLTGRPFRVFSLDTGRLNPETYKFFDTVEKHYGIRIEYMFPDAVEVQGLVRSKGLFSFYEDGHQECCRVRKVRPLRRALKGLRAWITGQRKDQSPGTRSEIPVVQVDPSFEGMDGGMGSLVKWNPLANVAGNDIWNFVRAMNVPFNTLHSQGYVSIGCEPCTRPVLPGQHEREGRWWWEDAMAKECGLHKGNIKQEAEPQNGNSNGNGNTAVADIFSTEHVVNLTRTGIENLARLDNRKEAWLVVLYAPWCRFCQAMEGSYVELAEKLAGSGVKVGKFRADGEQKAFAESELQLGSFPTILFFPKHAARPVKYTSGKRDVDSFMAFVNALR; encoded by the exons ATGGCGTTTGCTGCATCGTCTTCTGCCATTACTGGCTccatcttttccttcttttcccaggAGCTCAAAG CTCCACAGTTCGGTTCCTTCCGGCCTTTAGATCGAACCCTCGTCACATCGGCGGCGGCCGATTCTACCGGAGGGCGGTCCTTAGTGAAACCAGTATACGCTGAACCTAAACGAAGCGATTCAATCGTTCCTCTCGCAGCAACCGTAACCACTCCTG AGGTAGCAGAGAATGTAATAGAACCAGAAGATTACAAGAAATTGGCTCAAGATCTCGAAGATGGTTCTCCTCTTGCAATTATTGATAAAGCCCTTGAGAAATTCGGGAATGACATCGCCATTGCCTTCAGTGGAGCCGAGGATGTGGTGTTGATCGAGTATGCGAAGTTGACAGGGCGACCCTTCAGGGTGTTCAGCCTTGACACAGGGAGGCTCAACCCAGAGACTTACAAGTTCTTCGATACGGTGGAAAAGCACTACGGAATTCGCATCGAATAC ATGTTCCCTGATGCGGTGGAGGTGCAGGGACTGGTCAGGAGCAAGGGGCTTTTCTCCTTCTATGAGGATGGCCACCAGGAATGCTGCCGAGTGAGGAAGGTGAGGCCTTTGCGAAGGGCCCTCAAGGGGCTTCGTGCTTGGATCACTGGACAGCGGAAAGATCAGTCCCCAGGCACCAGGTCTGAAATCCCCGTCGTCCAGGTCGATCCTTCCTTCGAAGGAATGGATGGTGGAATGGGAAGCCTTGTTAAGTGGAACCCACTCGCTAACGTTGCCGGCAATGATATCTGGAACTTTGTGCGGGCGATGAATGTGCCCTTTAATACTTTGCACTCGCAGGGTTACGTCTCCATTGGGTGTGAGCCCTGCACAAGGCCGGTGTTGCCAGGGCAGCACGAAAGGGAAGGGAGATGGTGGTGGGAGGACGCTATGGCCAAGGAGTGCGGCCTTCACAAGGGCAACATCAAACAGGAAGCCGAGCCGCAAAACGGTAACTCTAATGGAAACGGAAACACCGCAGTTGCTGACATCTTCAGTACCGAGCACGTGGTGAACCTGACCAGAACTGGGATTGAGAATCTGGCAAGATTGGATAACCGAAAAGAAGCCTGGCTGGTGGTGCTTTATGCTCCTTGGTGCCGTTTCTGCCAG GCAATGGAAGGATCGTATGTGGAGTTGGCGGAGAAGCTGGCTGGGAGTGGGGTGAAGGTTGGGAAATTCAGGGCAGACGGAGAGCAGAAGGCATTTGCAGAGAGTGAGCTGCAGCTAGGGAGCTTCCCCACCATTCTTTTCTTCCCCAAACACGCAGCAAGGCCCGTCAAGTACACGTCTGGGAAGCGGGATGTTGATTCATTCATGGCCTTTGTGAACGCCCTCCGCTGA
- the LOC122059929 gene encoding 5'-adenylylsulfate reductase 3, chloroplastic-like isoform X3 has product MAFAASSSAITGSIFSFFSQELKAPQFGSFRPLDRTLVTSAAADSTGGRSLVKPVYAEPKRSDSIVPLAATVTTPEVAENVIEPEDYKKLAQDLEDGSPLAIIDKALEKFGNDIAIAFSGAEDVVLIEYAKLTGRPFRVFSLDTGRLNPETYKFFDTVEKHYGIRIEYMFPDAVEVQGLVRSKGLFSFYEDGHQECCRVRKVRPLRRALKGLRAWITGQRKDQSPGTRSEIPVVQVDPSFEGMDGGMGSLVKWNPLANVAGNDIWNFVRAMNVPFNTLHSQGYVSIGCEPCTRPVLPGQHEREGRWWWEDAMAKECGLHKGNIKQEAEPQNGNSNGNGNTAVADIFSTEHVVNLTRTGIENLARLDNRKEAWLVVLYAPWCRFCQAMEGSYVELAEKLAGSGVKVGKFRADGEQKAFAESELQLGSFPTILFFPKHAARPVKYTSGKRDVDSFMAFVNALR; this is encoded by the exons ATGGCGTTTGCTGCATCGTCTTCTGCCATTACTGGCTccatcttttccttcttttcccaggAGCTCAAAG CTCCACAGTTCGGTTCCTTCCGGCCTTTAGATCGAACCCTCGTCACATCGGCGGCGGCCGATTCTACCGGAGGGCGGTCCTTAGTGAAACCAGTATACGCTGAACCTAAACGAAGCGATTCAATCGTTCCTCTCGCAGCAACCGTAACCACTCCTG AGGTAGCAGAGAATGTAATAGAACCAGAAGATTACAAGAAATTGGCTCAAGATCTCGAAGATGGTTCTCCTCTTGCAATTATTGATAAAGCCCTTGAGAAATTCGGGAATGACATCGCCATTGCCTTCAGTGGAGCCGAGGATGTGGTGTTGATCGAGTATGCGAAGTTGACAGGGCGACCCTTCAGGGTGTTCAGCCTTGACACAGGGAGGCTCAACCCAGAGACTTACAAGTTCTTCGATACGGTGGAAAAGCACTACGGAATTCGCATCGAATACATGTTCCCTGATGCGGTGGAGGTGCAGGGACTG GTCAGGAGCAAGGGGCTTTTCTCCTTCTATGAGGATGGCCACCAGGAATGCTGCCGAGTGAGGAAGGTGAGGCCTTTGCGAAGGGCCCTCAAGGGGCTTCGTGCTTGGATCACTGGACAGCGGAAAGATCAGTCCCCAGGCACCAGGTCTGAAATCCCCGTCGTCCAGGTCGATCCTTCCTTCGAAGGAATGGATGGTGGAATGGGAAGCCTTGTTAAGTGGAACCCACTCGCTAACGTTGCCGGCAATGATATCTGGAACTTTGTGCGGGCGATGAATGTGCCCTTTAATACTTTGCACTCGCAGGGTTACGTCTCCATTGGGTGTGAGCCCTGCACAAGGCCGGTGTTGCCAGGGCAGCACGAAAGGGAAGGGAGATGGTGGTGGGAGGACGCTATGGCCAAGGAGTGCGGCCTTCACAAGGGCAACATCAAACAGGAAGCCGAGCCGCAAAACGGTAACTCTAATGGAAACGGAAACACCGCAGTTGCTGACATCTTCAGTACCGAGCACGTGGTGAACCTGACCAGAACTGGGATTGAGAATCTGGCAAGATTGGATAACCGAAAAGAAGCCTGGCTGGTGGTGCTTTATGCTCCTTGGTGCCGTTTCTGCCAG GCAATGGAAGGATCGTATGTGGAGTTGGCGGAGAAGCTGGCTGGGAGTGGGGTGAAGGTTGGGAAATTCAGGGCAGACGGAGAGCAGAAGGCATTTGCAGAGAGTGAGCTGCAGCTAGGGAGCTTCCCCACCATTCTTTTCTTCCCCAAACACGCAGCAAGGCCCGTCAAGTACACGTCTGGGAAGCGGGATGTTGATTCATTCATGGCCTTTGTGAACGCCCTCCGCTGA
- the LOC122059887 gene encoding glucan endo-1,3-beta-glucosidase 1-like isoform X1, whose amino-acid sequence MGDSKLTKAIITLLFLLLLLSLCLIAAEARGVTAELKNQQDFENETFVGVNIGTDVSNLLSPPKLVSLLQLQNITHIRLYDANNDILRALAGTKIRVIVSVPNNQLIAIGSSNTTAANWIDHNVAAFYPETVITGVAVGDEVLTTIPSSAPLLFPAIQSLYSALIASNLHTKIKISTPHAASLILDPFPPSQAFFNQSLTWVMQPLLQFLSRTGSPLMMNLYPYYVFVENKGVVSLESSLFEPLTPAEEVVDPNTLLHYTNVLDALIDAAYFCMNNLNITDVKVLVTETGWPSKGNSTDSYATIDDADIYNSNLIKHVYDHSGTPLHPEMTSSTFIYELFNENQRASPTTEANWGLFYGNGTAVYLLQFSGGGNFLGNDTTNQTYCVAMDGVDTKTLQAALDWACGPGKANCSEIQPGQDCYDPNNVKSHASYAFDSYYQKQGKAQKSCDFKGIAMITTSDPSHGSCIFPGSLKESNKTKTLSNMNTATKSGAEMLGWKTTFFTIWVWNEFFFPTSLLGLLFPLLLTMFVA is encoded by the exons ATGGGGGATTCTAAGCTTACCAAAGCTATCATcactctcctcttcctcctcctcctacttAGTCTTTGCCTAATTGCAG CAGAAGCTAGAGGGGTAACAGCAGAGTTGAAGAATCAACAAGACTTCGAGAACGAGACTTTTGTGGGAGTGAACATTGGAACCGACGTCTCCAATCTCTTGTCTCCGCCGAAATTGGTTTCGCTTCTTCAATTGCAGAACATTACCCACATCCGCCTCTACGATGCCAACAACGATATCCTCCGAGCCCTTGCAGGCACCAAGATCCGAGTCATTGTTAGTGTTCCCAACAATCAGCTTATCGCCATCGGTTCATCGAACACAACCGCCGCCAATTGGATCGATCACAACGTCGCGGCGTTCTATCCTGAAACTGTAATCACCGGGGTTGCCGTCGGCGACGAAGTCTTAACCACCATCCCTTCCTCCGCTCCCCTTCTCTTTCCGGCGATTCAGTCCCTCTATAGTGCTCTGATAGCCTCCAACCTCCACACCAAAATCAAGATTTCCACTCCCCATGCTGCATCCCTCATACTCGACCCATTTCCTCCGTCTCAGGCCTTTTTTAACCAATCCCTGACATGGGTTATGCAGCCATTGCTTCAATTCCTTTCGAGAACGGGTTCTCCATTGATGATGAATCTCTACCCGTATTATGTGTTTGTGGAGAACAAAGGGGTGGTGTCCCTGGAAAGTTCCCTATTCGAACCCTTGACTCCGGCCGAGGAGGTCGTCGACCCAAATACCCTGCTTCACTATACCAACGTACTGGACGCTTTGATCGACGCCGCCTACTTCTGTATGAATAACCTGAACATCACGGACGTGAAGGTGCTAGTGACGGAGACCGGGTGGCCATCGAAGGGGAACTCGACGGATTCGTACGCCACCATCGACGATGCCGATATTTACAATTCGAATCTGATCAAGCACGTGTACGACCACAGCGGAACGCCTCTGCACCCGGAAATGACCTCGAGCACGTTCATATACGAGCTGTTCAACGAGAACCAGAGAGCATCGCCGACGACGGAGGCGAATTGGGGGCTTTTCTACGGGAACGGGACGGCGGTTTACCTGCTGCAATTTTCGGGCGGTGGGAATTTCTTGGGGAATGATACGACGAACCAAACTTACTGTGTGGCCATGGATGGAGTGGACACGAAGACGTTGCAGGCGGCGCTGGATTGGGCGTGTGGTCCTGGGAAGGCGAATTGCTCGGAGATACAACCTGGGCAGGACTGTTACGACCCCAACAATGTGAAGAGCCACGCTTCTTATGCCTTCGATAGCTATTATCAGAAACAAGGGAAAGCTCAAAAATCCTGCGATTTCAAGGGTATCGCCATGATCACCACCTCTGACCCTA GTCACGGGAGCTGTATTTTTCCTGGAAG TTTGAAGGAAAGCAACAAGACAAAAACACTGAGCAACATGAACACAGCTACTAAAAGTGGTGCAGAGATGTTAGGATGGAAGACTACTTTCTTCACCATATGGGTATGGAATGAGTTCTTCTTTCCCACTTCCCTGTTGGGTTTATTGTTTCCATTGTTACTTACTATGTTCGTAGCATGA
- the LOC122059929 gene encoding 5'-adenylylsulfate reductase 1, chloroplastic-like isoform X1, with translation MAFAASSSAITGSIFSFFSQELKAPQFGSFRPLDRTLVTSAAADSTGGRSLVKPVYAEPKRSDSIVPLAATVTTPEVAENVIEPEDYKKLAQDLEDGSPLAIIDKALEKFGNDIAIAFSGAEDVVLIEYAKLTGRPFRVFSLDTGRLNPETYKFFDTVEKHYGIRIEYMFPDAVEVQGLVRSKGLFSFYEDGHQECCRVRKVRPLRRALKGLRAWITGQRKDQSPGTRSEIPVVQVDPSFEGMDGRMGSLVKWNPLANVSGNDIWNFVRAMNVPFNTLHSQGYVSIGCEPCTRPVLPGQHEREGRWWWEDAMAKECGLHKGNIKQEAEPQNGNSNGNGNTAVSDIFSTEHVVNLTRTGIENLARLDNRKEPWLVVLYAPWCRFCQAMEGSYVELAEKLAGSGVKVGKFRADGEQKAFAESELQLGSFPTILFFPKHAARPVKYTSGKRDVDSFMAFVNALR, from the exons ATGGCGTTTGCTGCATCGTCTTCTGCCATTACTGGCTccatcttttccttcttttcccaggAGCTCAAAG CTCCACAGTTCGGTTCCTTCCGGCCTTTAGATCGAACCCTCGTCACATCGGCGGCGGCCGATTCTACCGGAGGGCGGTCCTTAGTGAAACCAGTATACGCTGAACCTAAACGAAGCGATTCAATCGTTCCTCTCGCAGCAACCGTAACCACTCCTG AGGTAGCAGAGAATGTAATAGAACCAGAAGATTACAAGAAATTGGCTCAAGATCTCGAAGATGGTTCTCCTCTTGCAATTATTGATAAAGCCCTTGAGAAATTCGGGAATGACATCGCCATTGCCTTCAGTGGAGCCGAGGATGTGGTGTTGATCGAGTATGCGAAGTTGACAGGGCGACCCTTCAGGGTGTTCAGCCTTGACACAGGGAGGCTCAACCCAGAGACTTACAAGTTCTTCGATACGGTGGAAAAGCACTACGGAATTCGCATCGAATACATGTTCCCTGATGCGGTGGAGGTGCAGGGACTGGTCAGGAGCAAGGGGCTTTTCTCCTTCTATGAGGATGGCCACCAGGAATGCTGCCGAGTGAGGAAGGTGAGGCCTTTGCGAAGGGCCCTCAAGGGGCTTCGTGCTTGGATCACTGGACAGCGGAAAGATCAGTCCCCAGGCACCAGGTCTGAAATCCCCGTCGTCCAGGTCGATCCTTCCTTCGAAGGAATGGATGGTAGAATGGGAAGCCTTGTTAAGTGGAACCCACTCGCTAACGTTTCCGGCAATGATATCTGGAACTTTGTGCGGGCGATGAATGTGCCCTTTAATACTTTGCACTCGCAGGGTTACGTCTCCATTGGGTGTGAGCCCTGCACAAGGCCGGTGTTGCCAGGGCAGCACGAAAGGGAAGGGAGATGGTGGTGGGAGGACGCTATGGCCAAGGAGTGCGGCCTTCACAAGGGCAACATCAAACAGGAAGCCGAGCCGCAAAACGGTAACTCTAATGGAAACGGAAACACCGCAGTTTCTGACATCTTCAGTACCGAGCACGTGGTGAACCTGACCAGAACTGGGATTGAGAATCTGGCAAGATtggataaccgaaaagaacccTGGCTGGTGGTGCTCTATGCTCCTTGGTGCCGTTTCTGCCAG GCAATGGAGGGATCGTATGTGGAGTTGGCGGAGAAGCTGGCTGGGAGTGGGGTGAAGGTTGGGAAATTCAGGGCAGACGGAGAGCAGAAGGCATTTGCAGAGAGTGAGCTGCAGCTAGGGAGCTTCCCCACCATTCTCTTCTTCCCCAAACACGCAGCAAGGCCCGTCAAGTACACGTCTGGGAAGCGGGATGTTGATTCATTCATGGCCTTTGTGAACGCCCTCCGCTGA
- the LOC122059887 gene encoding glucan endo-1,3-beta-glucosidase 1-like isoform X2, whose amino-acid sequence MGDSKLTKAIITLLFLLLLLSLCLIAEARGVTAELKNQQDFENETFVGVNIGTDVSNLLSPPKLVSLLQLQNITHIRLYDANNDILRALAGTKIRVIVSVPNNQLIAIGSSNTTAANWIDHNVAAFYPETVITGVAVGDEVLTTIPSSAPLLFPAIQSLYSALIASNLHTKIKISTPHAASLILDPFPPSQAFFNQSLTWVMQPLLQFLSRTGSPLMMNLYPYYVFVENKGVVSLESSLFEPLTPAEEVVDPNTLLHYTNVLDALIDAAYFCMNNLNITDVKVLVTETGWPSKGNSTDSYATIDDADIYNSNLIKHVYDHSGTPLHPEMTSSTFIYELFNENQRASPTTEANWGLFYGNGTAVYLLQFSGGGNFLGNDTTNQTYCVAMDGVDTKTLQAALDWACGPGKANCSEIQPGQDCYDPNNVKSHASYAFDSYYQKQGKAQKSCDFKGIAMITTSDPSHGSCIFPGSLKESNKTKTLSNMNTATKSGAEMLGWKTTFFTIWVWNEFFFPTSLLGLLFPLLLTMFVA is encoded by the exons ATGGGGGATTCTAAGCTTACCAAAGCTATCATcactctcctcttcctcctcctcctacttAGTCTTTGCCTAATTGCAG AAGCTAGAGGGGTAACAGCAGAGTTGAAGAATCAACAAGACTTCGAGAACGAGACTTTTGTGGGAGTGAACATTGGAACCGACGTCTCCAATCTCTTGTCTCCGCCGAAATTGGTTTCGCTTCTTCAATTGCAGAACATTACCCACATCCGCCTCTACGATGCCAACAACGATATCCTCCGAGCCCTTGCAGGCACCAAGATCCGAGTCATTGTTAGTGTTCCCAACAATCAGCTTATCGCCATCGGTTCATCGAACACAACCGCCGCCAATTGGATCGATCACAACGTCGCGGCGTTCTATCCTGAAACTGTAATCACCGGGGTTGCCGTCGGCGACGAAGTCTTAACCACCATCCCTTCCTCCGCTCCCCTTCTCTTTCCGGCGATTCAGTCCCTCTATAGTGCTCTGATAGCCTCCAACCTCCACACCAAAATCAAGATTTCCACTCCCCATGCTGCATCCCTCATACTCGACCCATTTCCTCCGTCTCAGGCCTTTTTTAACCAATCCCTGACATGGGTTATGCAGCCATTGCTTCAATTCCTTTCGAGAACGGGTTCTCCATTGATGATGAATCTCTACCCGTATTATGTGTTTGTGGAGAACAAAGGGGTGGTGTCCCTGGAAAGTTCCCTATTCGAACCCTTGACTCCGGCCGAGGAGGTCGTCGACCCAAATACCCTGCTTCACTATACCAACGTACTGGACGCTTTGATCGACGCCGCCTACTTCTGTATGAATAACCTGAACATCACGGACGTGAAGGTGCTAGTGACGGAGACCGGGTGGCCATCGAAGGGGAACTCGACGGATTCGTACGCCACCATCGACGATGCCGATATTTACAATTCGAATCTGATCAAGCACGTGTACGACCACAGCGGAACGCCTCTGCACCCGGAAATGACCTCGAGCACGTTCATATACGAGCTGTTCAACGAGAACCAGAGAGCATCGCCGACGACGGAGGCGAATTGGGGGCTTTTCTACGGGAACGGGACGGCGGTTTACCTGCTGCAATTTTCGGGCGGTGGGAATTTCTTGGGGAATGATACGACGAACCAAACTTACTGTGTGGCCATGGATGGAGTGGACACGAAGACGTTGCAGGCGGCGCTGGATTGGGCGTGTGGTCCTGGGAAGGCGAATTGCTCGGAGATACAACCTGGGCAGGACTGTTACGACCCCAACAATGTGAAGAGCCACGCTTCTTATGCCTTCGATAGCTATTATCAGAAACAAGGGAAAGCTCAAAAATCCTGCGATTTCAAGGGTATCGCCATGATCACCACCTCTGACCCTA GTCACGGGAGCTGTATTTTTCCTGGAAG TTTGAAGGAAAGCAACAAGACAAAAACACTGAGCAACATGAACACAGCTACTAAAAGTGGTGCAGAGATGTTAGGATGGAAGACTACTTTCTTCACCATATGGGTATGGAATGAGTTCTTCTTTCCCACTTCCCTGTTGGGTTTATTGTTTCCATTGTTACTTACTATGTTCGTAGCATGA